The Streptococcus sp. 29896 genome includes a region encoding these proteins:
- a CDS encoding lysozyme family protein, with product MMKKITRTIFLVVLVFLAYQFYVIRTNVKQVLSFQSTVQEVLISSQSPASEDLILAMIYTETKGLKADVMQSSEAETGTTNTISDSRESIQVGVAYLNQMFAAAEAANLDSWTAVQAYNYGPGYISYVAANGGENTIELSKNYSLTIVAPSLGNSDGETYTYYHPIAVLNGGKLYVNGGNIYYSRQVEFNQYLIRFMKLFI from the coding sequence ATAATGAAAAAAATAACAAGAACGATTTTTCTTGTCGTACTTGTTTTCTTAGCCTATCAGTTTTATGTGATTCGTACAAACGTGAAACAGGTTCTGAGCTTTCAAAGCACTGTACAAGAAGTATTGATTTCAAGCCAAAGTCCGGCAAGTGAGGACTTGATTCTGGCAATGATATATACGGAAACAAAGGGGCTGAAGGCAGATGTCATGCAGTCTAGTGAAGCTGAAACAGGGACGACAAATACTATTTCAGATAGTCGAGAAAGTATCCAAGTAGGAGTAGCTTATCTCAATCAGATGTTTGCAGCAGCAGAAGCTGCTAATTTGGACAGTTGGACAGCGGTGCAAGCCTATAATTATGGGCCAGGTTATATTTCTTATGTTGCTGCAAATGGTGGTGAAAATACTATCGAATTATCAAAGAACTATTCCCTTACCATCGTTGCTCCTAGTCTGGGAAATTCTGATGGTGAGACCTATACCTATTACCACCCGATTGCGGTGCTAAATGGGGGAAAGTTGTACGTGAATGGCGGAAATATCTACTATTCTCGACAAGTTGAATTCAACCAGTACCTCATTCGGTTTATGAAGTTGTTTATATAA
- a CDS encoding nucleoid-associated protein: MDIYIKQAIIHQFSPDDTELHLADDFVQITPKIEEYLRKKIERVYSDEAKTGQLGAESPFLDLLTDDLLESSRKIAQVWKEEFSVSENLKTNDLIFVHFEKNGQEHLAFMRIALRENLVHSQTDSQNPYTLTQNNLPSAGSAPDEAFILNRFSFKYHLIEKRIKYNGAFLHYFSDNLLQDNPRISAKKSIKAVEQTAQKIAEKFNQDDFQFQSKVKAAIFNHLEEENALSPEKLADQLFDQNLTARLSFVDELKEVVPEPISFEEIDSSRQLKKFENQKLSLSNGIELLVPNAVYQDAEAVEFIQNDNGTYSILIKNIEDIQTK, from the coding sequence ATGGATATTTATATTAAACAAGCGATTATACACCAATTTTCCCCTGATGATACAGAGCTTCATTTGGCAGACGATTTTGTACAAATTACTCCCAAAATTGAGGAGTATCTTCGCAAGAAAATTGAACGTGTTTATTCAGATGAAGCTAAAACTGGCCAACTTGGAGCTGAAAGTCCTTTCTTGGACTTATTGACTGATGATTTATTGGAAAGTTCGAGAAAAATAGCCCAAGTCTGGAAAGAAGAGTTTTCTGTATCTGAAAATCTCAAAACAAATGATTTGATTTTTGTTCATTTTGAGAAAAATGGTCAAGAACACCTGGCTTTTATGCGCATTGCTCTACGAGAGAATCTGGTACATTCACAAACTGACAGCCAAAATCCTTATACGCTCACTCAAAATAATTTGCCTAGTGCTGGCTCCGCTCCAGACGAGGCATTTATTTTGAACCGTTTTTCATTCAAATACCATTTGATTGAAAAACGTATTAAATACAACGGTGCCTTTCTTCACTATTTCTCAGATAATTTGTTACAGGATAATCCTCGTATTTCTGCTAAAAAATCCATCAAAGCAGTAGAGCAAACAGCCCAAAAAATCGCTGAAAAGTTCAATCAGGATGATTTTCAATTTCAATCCAAGGTTAAGGCTGCTATTTTCAATCATTTAGAGGAAGAAAATGCACTTTCACCTGAAAAATTGGCAGACCAGTTGTTTGATCAAAATTTAACAGCTCGACTGTCTTTTGTCGATGAACTAAAGGAAGTAGTGCCAGAGCCTATTTCGTTCGAAGAGATTGACTCTAGCCGTCAACTCAAAAAATTTGAAAATCAAAAACTCTCCTTGTCAAACGGTATAGAACTCTTAGTACCAAATGCTGTTTACCAGGATGCAGAAGCGGTTGAGTTCATTCAAAATGATAATGGAACCTACTCCATCCTAATCAAAAATATAGAGGATATTCAAACAAAATAA
- the glyA gene encoding serine hydroxymethyltransferase — protein sequence MIFDKVDYKDFDKEVWEAIQAEENRQQNNIELIASENVVSKAVMAAQGSILTNKYAEGYPGRRYYGGTECVDVIESLAIERAKEIFGAQYANVQPHSGSQANCAAYMALIEPGDTVMGMDLSAGGHLTHGAAVSFSGQTYNFVAYNVDEETGLLDYDAILEQAKEVQPKLIVAGASAYARTIDFAKFREIADAVGAKLMVDMAHIAGLVAAGLHPNPVPHAHITTTTTHKTLRGPRGGLILTNDEALIKKINSAIFPGIQGGPLEHVIAAKAVSFKEVLDPAFKDYAQKIIDNSKAMAEVFLANPNFKVITGGTDNHLFLVDVTKVVENGKVAQHLLDEVNITLNKNSIPYEKLSPFKTSGIRIGSAAITARGFGVEEARKVAELTIKALENAENEAVLEEVRQEVRALTDRFPLYELD from the coding sequence ATGATTTTTGACAAAGTTGACTACAAAGATTTCGACAAAGAAGTTTGGGAAGCTATTCAAGCTGAAGAAAACCGTCAACAAAATAATATCGAGTTGATCGCGTCTGAAAACGTTGTTTCTAAAGCAGTTATGGCTGCTCAAGGTTCTATTTTGACCAACAAATACGCTGAAGGATATCCAGGCCGCCGTTACTATGGTGGTACAGAATGCGTTGATGTCATCGAAAGCCTTGCCATTGAACGTGCAAAAGAAATCTTTGGTGCTCAGTATGCCAATGTTCAGCCACACTCAGGTAGCCAAGCTAACTGTGCTGCTTACATGGCCTTGATTGAACCAGGTGATACAGTGATGGGGATGGACCTGTCAGCTGGCGGTCACTTGACTCACGGTGCTGCGGTTAGTTTCTCAGGACAAACCTACAATTTCGTTGCTTACAATGTAGACGAAGAGACAGGTTTGCTGGATTACGATGCAATTCTAGAGCAGGCAAAAGAAGTGCAGCCAAAATTGATTGTCGCAGGTGCTTCAGCCTATGCACGTACAATCGACTTTGCTAAATTCCGTGAAATTGCTGATGCTGTTGGTGCAAAATTAATGGTGGACATGGCCCATATTGCAGGTCTTGTAGCTGCTGGTCTCCATCCAAACCCAGTTCCTCACGCTCATATCACAACAACAACAACCCACAAAACTCTTCGTGGACCTCGTGGTGGTTTGATTTTGACCAATGATGAAGCCCTCATCAAGAAAATCAATTCAGCTATCTTCCCTGGTATCCAAGGGGGGCCACTTGAGCATGTTATTGCTGCAAAAGCTGTGTCTTTCAAAGAAGTCTTAGATCCAGCCTTTAAAGATTATGCTCAAAAAATTATTGACAACAGCAAGGCCATGGCAGAAGTCTTCCTTGCCAACCCTAATTTCAAGGTCATCACAGGAGGCACAGACAACCATCTCTTCTTGGTAGATGTGACAAAAGTTGTTGAGAACGGTAAGGTTGCACAACATCTCTTGGATGAAGTGAACATCACTCTCAACAAAAACTCAATTCCTTACGAAAAACTCTCACCATTCAAAACAAGTGGTATCCGTATTGGCTCTGCAGCCATTACTGCTCGCGGTTTTGGAGTAGAAGAAGCTCGCAAGGTTGCTGAGTTGACAATCAAAGCCCTTGAAAACGCAGAAAATGAAGCCGTTCTAGAAGAAGTTCGTCAAGAAGTACGTGCTTTGACAGACCGCTTCCCTCTATATGAATTGGATTAA
- a CDS encoding L-threonylcarbamoyladenylate synthase has product MTMDKLRTILENGGAVVLPTETVYGLFAQALNEEAVNRVYQLKQRPRDKAMNLNVSNLNDIYFFSQNPPHYLEKLYNRFMPGPLTIILKANKNVPFWVNSGLDTVGFRLPKHEKTLRLIAETGPLIGPSANVSGQESGKEFTKLLSQFSEKLEGIADDKALTGIDSTILDLSGPKARILRQGSISQEEIQAAIPEIEFGD; this is encoded by the coding sequence ATGACAATGGATAAACTCCGAACAATCCTCGAAAATGGTGGAGCCGTGGTTTTGCCGACTGAGACAGTCTACGGACTCTTTGCTCAAGCCTTAAATGAAGAAGCGGTCAATCGTGTCTATCAGTTGAAACAGCGTCCGAGGGATAAGGCAATGAACTTAAATGTCTCAAATCTGAACGATATTTATTTTTTCAGTCAAAATCCACCCCATTATCTGGAAAAACTGTATAATAGGTTTATGCCAGGACCGCTAACAATTATCCTAAAAGCAAACAAAAATGTTCCTTTTTGGGTCAATTCCGGACTGGATACCGTTGGATTTCGTCTTCCAAAGCACGAAAAAACTTTACGTTTGATTGCGGAAACGGGTCCCTTAATCGGACCATCAGCGAATGTTTCAGGACAAGAAAGTGGTAAGGAGTTTACTAAACTTCTATCACAATTCTCCGAAAAATTGGAAGGAATTGCCGATGACAAGGCCTTGACTGGAATTGATTCAACCATCTTAGATCTTTCAGGACCAAAAGCTAGAATTCTCCGTCAAGGCAGTATTAGCCAGGAAGAAATCCAAGCTGCTATCCCTGAAATAGAATTCGGGGATTGA
- the prmC gene encoding peptide chain release factor N(5)-glutamine methyltransferase, translated as MNYAQLFAAYEKQLVAIGEEAESLSFTFRGLKGLNFTEFLLLLRQEVTPTDKEEIEAIFQQLSQHRPAQYIIGKADFHGLEFAVDERVLIPRPETEELVDLILQENSGADLRILDIGTGSGAIAISLAKARPDWDVVAVDISKDALAVALENAKTNQVSVHFLESDVLQAVTGHFDIIVSNPPYISPDDTDEVGLNVLTSEPHLALFAEEDGLAIYRQIAEQAGAFLKKNGKLYFEIGYKQGQDLTDLLALHFPEKRIRVLKDQFGQDRKVVADDNG; from the coding sequence ATGAATTACGCTCAATTATTTGCAGCATACGAAAAACAATTAGTCGCAATCGGTGAAGAGGCAGAATCCCTGTCCTTCACCTTTCGTGGCTTAAAGGGATTGAACTTTACGGAATTTCTCCTCCTGCTCCGTCAGGAAGTCACACCGACCGACAAAGAAGAGATTGAGGCGATTTTTCAGCAACTTTCCCAGCACCGACCTGCCCAGTACATTATCGGCAAGGCTGATTTTCATGGCTTGGAGTTTGCGGTAGATGAGCGAGTCTTGATTCCAAGACCTGAAACGGAAGAATTAGTTGATTTGATATTGCAGGAAAATAGCGGAGCAGATTTGCGTATCTTAGACATCGGTACAGGAAGCGGTGCCATAGCTATTTCCCTTGCAAAAGCTAGACCTGATTGGGACGTTGTAGCGGTTGACATTTCAAAGGATGCCTTAGCAGTGGCTCTGGAAAATGCAAAAACCAATCAAGTCTCTGTCCACTTTCTAGAATCGGATGTCTTGCAAGCAGTGACAGGGCATTTTGACATCATTGTTTCCAATCCGCCCTACATCTCGCCAGATGACACAGACGAAGTTGGACTCAATGTATTGACTTCCGAGCCACATCTGGCCTTATTTGCGGAAGAAGATGGTCTGGCTATCTATAGACAAATTGCAGAGCAAGCAGGGGCATTTTTGAAGAAAAATGGAAAACTCTACTTTGAAATTGGCTACAAGCAGGGGCAAGACCTAACTGACTTACTCGCTCTGCATTTCCCCGAAAAACGAATCCGAGTCCTCAAAGACCAATTTGGTCAGGATAGAAAGGTTGTCGCGGATGACAATGGATAA
- the prfA gene encoding peptide chain release factor 1 — MNIYDQLQAVEDRYEELGELLSDPDVVSDTKRFMELSKEEAATRDTVTAYREYKVVLQNIIDAEEMIKESSGDADLEEMAKEELKQAKADKEAYEEKLKILLLPKDPNDDKNIILEIRGAAGGDEAALFAGDLLTMYQKYAEGQGWRFEVMEASYNGVGGIKEVVAMVSGQSVYSKLKYESGAHRVQRVPVTESQGRVHTSTATVLIMPEVEEVEYDIDPKDLRVDIYHASGAGGQNVNKVATAVRIVHLPTNIKVEMQEERTQQKNREKAMKIIRARVADHFAQIAQDEQDAERKSTIGTGDRSERIRTYNFPQNRVTDHRIGLTLQKLDTILSGKMDEVVDALVLYDQTQKLEELNK; from the coding sequence ATGAACATCTATGATCAATTACAGGCGGTGGAAGATCGCTACGAGGAACTTGGTGAATTGTTGTCTGACCCTGATGTAGTCAGCGATACCAAGCGTTTTATGGAGTTGTCTAAGGAAGAAGCTGCAACTCGTGATACAGTAACAGCCTACCGCGAATACAAGGTTGTTCTTCAAAACATTATCGATGCAGAAGAGATGATTAAAGAATCTTCTGGTGATGCTGACTTGGAGGAAATGGCTAAGGAAGAACTCAAACAAGCTAAGGCTGATAAAGAGGCTTACGAAGAAAAGCTGAAAATCCTTCTTTTACCAAAAGACCCTAACGATGACAAAAACATCATCTTGGAGATCCGTGGTGCCGCAGGTGGTGATGAAGCTGCCCTCTTTGCAGGCGACCTCTTGACCATGTACCAAAAGTATGCAGAAGGTCAAGGCTGGCGTTTTGAAGTCATGGAGGCTTCTTACAATGGTGTCGGCGGTATCAAGGAAGTGGTTGCAATGGTCTCTGGTCAATCTGTTTATTCAAAACTCAAGTATGAATCAGGAGCTCACCGTGTCCAACGTGTCCCTGTGACAGAAAGCCAAGGTCGTGTCCACACCTCAACAGCAACTGTCCTCATCATGCCAGAAGTGGAAGAAGTGGAATACGATATCGATCCAAAAGATCTTCGTGTCGACATCTACCACGCATCTGGTGCTGGTGGACAGAACGTCAACAAGGTTGCGACTGCCGTGCGTATCGTTCACTTACCAACCAACATCAAAGTAGAGATGCAGGAAGAACGGACCCAGCAGAAAAACCGTGAAAAGGCCATGAAGATCATCCGTGCCCGTGTTGCGGACCACTTTGCACAGATTGCCCAAGATGAGCAGGATGCAGAGCGTAAATCAACCATTGGTACTGGTGACCGTTCAGAGCGTATCCGTACTTACAACTTCCCACAAAACCGTGTGACAGACCACCGTATCGGCTTGACCTTGCAAAAGCTGGATACTATCTTGTCCGGTAAGATGGACGAAGTCGTAGATGCTCTTGTACTTTACGATCAGACGCAAAAACTAGAAGAGCTTAACAAATAA